The Mycolicibacterium brumae DNA window GATGGGTGACTTCGCCTACGCCGACCGCCACCGGAGTACGCGCTTCTACCGACAATCGATCACTCGCTCAGGGCCACGGGCTGTTGTGAGACACGAATGCGATGGTGTCATATCTGCAGTCAAGCCACAATGGTGTGCGCCCGCGGCATACTGGCTGTTGTGTCGACGAAGTTGGTGCGATGGGGTGCCGCCGCGCCGTCAGATCGTGATTCCGCTCGCGACCGATTGCTAGATGCTGCCGAGCGGTGCCTAGAGAGTTGCGGCGTGGTAGGCACGACCATGGAGGACATCGGCAGAACAGCGGGTGTCTCCAGGGCAACGGTGTATCGCTACTTCCCTAATCGGGAGGCGGTGATGTCGGGCGTCATCATTCGCGCCGCCGAGCGCTATCTCGATCGCATCAACCCCCGGATCGCGGAGCACACCGATCTGGGCTCCGCTCTCGTCGATTTCGTGGAATACACAGTTGAGGCCGCGCGCCGCGAAGAGATCATCGGATTGTTGTTCGGCAGCGACGAGGAACTCGCCGGCGTTGGCCTCGCGGCGGGGACCTCGACGTCACTCTTCGAACTCGTCACCGAGTTTCTCCGTCCCATCTTCAGGAGACACTGGAGTTACGTAGAACCGGGCGTCTCCGTCGACGACGCCGCCGAGTGGGTTCTCCGCACGATACTGAGCCTGCTGACTGTTCGAGGACCGCGGGAGCGCAGTCGTGACGGGCTCCGGACATTTCTTTCAAGGTTTCTCCTTCCCGCAATCCTGGCGAGCGACCATTGTCGACCGATGTGACAGACAAGGCGTAATGTCTCAACCACAGCTGAGGTAGGAGGCCGGACATGTCTGTGCAGTTCACCGCGTTCAACCAGCAGGTCGCTGAACAACTGCAGAGCGCAGCAGAAACCACGGGCGGGCTGGCCGGTTACCTCGGCTTCCGGCACACTGAATTCACTGCTGGACGGCTCGTCGCGGAGATGGACGCACGCGACGACCTGAAGACGCCTTTCGGCAACTTGCATGGCGGCTGCTTGTCGGCCATGGTCGACCATTGCCTTGGAGTGGTGTTTTATCCCGTGATTCCGATGGGATCCTGGGTCGCGACGACGGAGTTCAAACTGAATTTGCTTCGTCCAGTCTCCAGCGGAACCTGTGTAGCCACGGCTGAGATCATCTCGCTGGGCAGAACCAGCGGTGTGGCACGTATCGACATCTGCAACGACGGCAGAGCGGTGTGTGCGGCGCAGGGCACCGTCACCGTCGTCGCACCGAAGGCCATCTCTTGATGTCTGCAAACAGAGCACATGATTCGTCCGCTCCTGTCGTCGAGCGCGTGCCCACGGTGGATGGGCTCTCGCTGGCGGTCGACTTCTACCGCTGTGACGGACCGCGGGCGGTCGTGTTGCTCCTTCACGGCGGTGGTCAGAGCCGGCACGCCTGGGATGTCACCGCCCAACGATTGCATCAGCGGGGCTACACCGTTGCCGCCTACGACGCAAGGGGACATGGTGACAGCGACTGGGATCCAGACGGACGCTATGACATCGAACGGCTGGGGTCCGACCTGTTGGCCGTGCGCGCGTACGCCGGCTCCGCCCGCCCAGTTGCCGCGATCGGGGCATCGTTGGGCGGTTTGACCATCCTCGGCACGCACTTGCTCGCCCCATCGGAGCTATGGCAGGCCGTCGTCCTGGTTGACATCACTCCGCGAATGCAGATGCACGGCGCCCGCCGAGTCCTATCGTTCATGTCGGCCCATCCCGAAGGTTTCGACAGCCTAGAGTCGGCCGCTGACGTGATCGCCGCCTACAACCCGCACCGCCCTCGCCCCGAAAACGTCGACGGCCTTCAAAAAGTCCTCCGCCGACGTGGAGACGGTCGCTGGGCCTGGCGATGGGATCCGGCGTTTGCGACGTCGAATTTTCAGTTCCTGCAGAGTGATTCAGACGACGGCGCAGAGGAGTTCGAGATGATGAGCGCATTCCTTGTCGATGGCGCGCGACAGGTGTCCGCGCCGGCGCTGCTGGTCCGCGGCCTGCTGTCGGACATAGTCTCCGAAGAGACAGTGAAGGATTTCCTCACCTTGGTTCCCCACGCGCAAACCGTTGACGTGTCGGGCGCGGGCCACATGGTTGCTGGCGACAACAACGACGCATTCTCGACGGCGGTCGTCGACTTTCTCGACCGTACCGTTTGACGCCAGTCGTCGGGCTGCGCGGGAGATCCCAGTTCGCCACCTATTCTGCTCGTATGCCAACTGATTCGGCGCGGATGTCGTTTCGCCGACATATCCGCGAGCAGGTCTTGAGGGCGACACGGGAACTCACCATTGAGAAGGGCTGGGAACAAGTCCGAGTGAGTGAGGTCGCCGAACTTGTCGGCGTCTCCCGACCGACGCTATACAAGGAGTTCGGCGATAAGCAGGGACTTGGTGACGCGCTCGTGGTGGCCGAGGGTCAGCGCTTCCTGGAGGGTATCCACGCCATCCTCGCCGAACACACCGGCGACGTTCAGGGCGGCATCACCGCAGCGGTGCGGTTCACCCTGCGTGAAGCAGAAGCCAGTCCGCTCCTGAAGTCGGTGCTGACGTCCAGCCACTCAGGGGATGATCGCGCCGGTGCGCCGACGACGGGCGTTCTTCCTCTCCTGCCGACATCGGCGTCCCTGCTCCAGCTCTCCTCCGCGGCTTTGGTCGCGTGGTTTCACGACCACTTCGCCGATCTCGACTCCGAAGACGTCGAGGAGGTCGCAGACGTTCTGGTGCGGCTCACCGTGAGTCACGTCGTCCTTCCCTCCGCGGACATCGCCACCACGGGTGCGCGGATCTCGCGGGTGGCGCTCCGCTACCTCGGCGTTGGCTATAGATAGCTGTGACTTGAGCGGTCTTAGCCTCGATCCACTGACAATGGACTGTTTGTCGGGGTGTCGGGATAAGGAAAGTGCGTTCTGAGCTGGGAAGATTGATATTGTTCAGGCAACAATCGGTCCAGTTCGAGAACGGCACTTCCGGCGCGAGTGTCCCACACGTTCACCCCGCGGTCCGATGTGTTCGATGAGGACATCTGGTGTCGTGCGCGGGCCTGGTGCCGGTGATGGCGCTGGCTGAGCAGGCAGGCCTATCGGAGTTGTTGGCCAACAAGATTCACATCGCAGCTCCCAGGGTCAAGTCGAGGTCGGCCAATCCGGCTCCGAAACTGGCCACCCTGATCGCGAGCATGTACGCGGGCGCGGATTACATCGATGATGTCGACCTGGTCCGCGCTGGCGGCATAAAAACCCTTTTTCCGCCGGGTGTATCCCCCGTCAACGATGGGAACGCTGTTGCGGGAGTTCACTTTCGGTTATGCCCGCCAATTGGATTCGGTGCTGGCCGAGCATCTGGCCGGCTTGTGTGACCGGGTGAATCTGCTGCCCGGCGCGCAGGCTCGGGCCTTCATCGAACACCCGGGGAGAGGCGACGCTGCAGAAAGACGCCGCAAAGGTCGGGATCTCCGGACCCGCCGGGACAGCTCAATGTGGTGAGAGCCGAAACTCGCTCGGAGAGCGGCCGGTCCATCGCTTGAAGGCGTGTGAGAAGTTGGCGAGGTCGCTGTATCCGAGATCCGTGGCGATCTCACTCACCGATAGGGATCGGTCGAGTAGCTGCAGCATCGCGCGCTCGCGCAGGAATGCTTGGCGCAACTCGCGAAAGGTGGTCTCCTCTTCGGAGAGGCGCCGCTTGAGTGTGCTGGTGGACATCGACAGCTCATGTGCGAACCAATGTTTACTTCGGCGTCCGGGCTCCTTCTGCAGCAGCCGTCTCACCTTCTCCGAGAACGACGTGGTTTCGCTCCGCTGGTCGAGAGTTCGCTGCAGATCGACGATGGCGAGTCGGTATGCGACGGGATCGGAGAACCGGCACACCTCGTTGAGCGTGTCCGCGGGAACATGGAGGAAGGACATCGGAGCGTCGAAGAACAGGCGCCCGGCGGTAAGGTCGTCCTCGCGATCTTTCAAGGCGGCGGGCGCTGGCCAACTCAAGTGGAGTGTGAGGGTCGGCGCCGCACGGACGAGCATGTCCAGCAGTCGCAACAACGCCAACCCGGCGTACGTGACGGCGAGGCAGTCCAGGGCACGATCGCTGGTGTGTCCCCAGAGCCCGACGGTGAGGCCTTGGTCATCTGGATGAAACTGTGCTTTGACAGCCGTCGTGATCAACGGCAGATAAGTCAGCAGCTCTACGATCTCGGCCACTGAGCCCGCGCTGACCAGCGGAACACTCAGCGGGCCGAAGGACGTCAACTGTGCCTGTTCGGCTAACGCAAATCCGAGCAGCGTTGCCTGATCGATGTCTAGACCGGGGTACGCCTCACGAAACCACCGTAACGGGGCCTGGATATCACGCTGAATCAGCGTCGCCTCGTCGGTTCCTTCGCGAGCCATGATGTTGCGAAGCCGCGCGACGGCGTCTGGGTCAAACGCCGGGCTCTCGAGCATTTGCACGAATGCGAGTGGGGGCACACCCGCGTCATTGGGGTTCACTGACCATGGCCCCTTTGAGCCGAAATCACAAGTTTCTGACTCCGGCGAACATAGCCGCAGCGCTCATCTGGCGCAAGACTTGTGTCAAGTAACTGAGGACACGCAAGGAGCCTGGCTATGGCAGTTGTCACATTTGTCTCCCACGGCGGCGAGAAGTATGAGGCGCCTCTCGAGGAAGGTCAGTCACTGATGCGGGTCGCGACCAACAATGCGGTGCCCGGCATCGACGGCGACTGCGGAGGCGAAGCCGCGTGCGGCACCTGCCATGTGATCGTCGATCCGCAATGGTCCGATCGGGTCGGCCTCTCCGGGGCCAATGAAGAGGAGATGCTCGCGATGAACCCCGAGCGTCAGCCGACCTCCCGGCTGTCCTGCCAGATGCAGGTCTCTGAGGCGTGGGACGGTTTGATCGTCCATCTGCCCGAGTTCCAACTGTGATGACGAAAGAGAGGTGAGACGTGAGCAATATTCGCGAGGCAGTCACTGCCAAGGCTCAGGCAACAATTCCGATGGACCGAATAATCCAGGGCGCCCACCTCTACGACAGAACGCGGCGCTGGGTCACCGGCACCAACGGTGAAAAAATCTTCATCGAGCGACCGATCCCGCCGGCTGACGAGGTTGAACTGACCGACATCGACCTTAGCAATCCTTTCCTCTATCGTCAGGGTCGCTGGAAGTCCTATTACGAGCGCCTACGCAACGAGGCTCCCGTGCACTATCAGGCCCACAGCGCGTTCGGCCCGTTCTGGTCGGTGACGCGGCATGCCGACATCGTGGCCGTCGACAAGAACCACGAGGTCTTCTCCTCCGAGCCGTTCATCGTCATCGGGAGCCCGCCGCGCTTCCTCGACATTGCGATGTTCATCGCGATGGACCCCCCAAAACACGACCGGCAACGGCAGGCTGTCCAGGGTGTGGTCGCACCGAAGAACCTGCGTGAGATGGAGGGCCTCATCCGCGAGCGGGTGGTAGACGTGCTCGACGCTCTGCCGCTTGGCGAACCGTTCAACTGGGTGCAGCACGTCTCGATCGAGCTAACCGCGCGCATGCTGGCCACGCTGCTGGACTTCCCGTTCGAGCAGCGGCGCAAGCTCGTCCAATGGTCCGATCTCGCCACCTCCATGGAGCAAGCCAACGGTGGGCCCTCGGACAACGACGAGATATTTCGCGGCATGGTCGATATGGCTAGAGGTCTCAGCGCTCACTGGCGGGACAAGGCAGCCCGGACAGCTGCCGGAGAGCTGCCCGGCTTCGATCTGATCACCATGTTGCAGAGCGACGAGAGCACCAAGGACCTGATCGATCGCCCGATGGAGTTCTTGGGCAACTTGGTATTGCTGATCGTGGGTGGCAACGATACGACCCGCAATTCCATGAGCGGTGGTGTTCTGGCGCTGAACGAGTTCCCTGACCAGTTTGAGAAGCTGAAGGCGAACCCCGAGCTGATCCCCAACATGGTCTCGGAGATCATCCGGTGGCAAACCCCGCTCGCGCATATGCGCCGGATCGCCAAGGCCGACACTGTGCTCAACGGGCAGTTCATCCGCAAGGGCGACAAGGTCCTGATGTGGTACGCCTCGGGCAACCGCGACGAGCGCGTGTTCGATCGGCCCGATGACCTGATTATCGATCGGGCCAACGCCCGTAACCACATCTCCTTCGGTTTCGGCGTGCACCGCTGTATGGGTAACCGGCTGGCCGAGATGCAGTTGCGGATCCTGTGGGAGGAGCTGCTTCCGCGGTTCGAGAACATCGAGGTCGTCGGTGAGCCCGAGTACGTGCAGTCCAACTTCGTGAGGGGGATCAGTAAGCTGATGGTCCGCCTCACCCCGAAAGGTGGCGCATGACCGTGCAGCGAGCGGTCATCGCGGGGGCCAGCCACGCGGGCACCCAGCTCGCCGCCAGTCTTCGCCGAGAAGGGTGGGACGGCGAAATCGTCCTCGTCGGCGATGAGTCGGCGTTGCCCTACCAGCGGCCCCCGCTGTCCAAGTCGTACCTGGCCGACAAATGCGAACTGGCCGAACTCGCGATCCGCAACTCGGATTTCTACGCCAAGCAGCGGATCCGACTCCTGGATGCGACGGTGGCGGCGGTCGACCGCTCGGCTGGTCATGTCGTGCTGAGTACCGGCGACGCACTGCCCTACGACAAGCTCGCGCTGTGCACTGGCGCCCGGCCTCGTCGGCTCCCCACCCCGGGAGCGGACCTGGCCGGAGTCTTCTACCTACGCACCGCCGCGGACGGCGAGATGATCCGAGAGGCCGCCGGCCCCGGGCGTCGGGCGGTGATCGTCGGCGGCGGCTACATCGGACTGGAGACAGCCGCCTCGTTGCGTGCACTGGGTCTGGAGGTCACCCTGCTCGAGGCGACCGGGCGCGTCCTTGAACGGGTCACCGCCCCGGAGGTATCGGAGTTCTTCGACCGGATCCACCGGGAGGAGGGCGTCAACATCCGGACGGGCACGCTGGTCGAGGCTCTGTCCGGCGACGGCAGGGTCCGCGAAGTAATCCTGGCCGGTGGCGAATCAATTCCCGCCGACCTCGTCATTGTCGGCATCGGCGTGGAGCCGAACACCGAGCTCGCCGCCACCGCGGGCCTGGTCGTCGACAACGGCGTCGTGATCGACGATCAGGCCCGGACTAGCGACCCCGACATCGTGGCCGCCGGGGACTGCGCCAGCCACGACATGGCCCGTTACGGCCGTCGCATCCGCCTGGAGTCCGTGCCGAGCGCGGCCGAGCAGGCCAAGGTCGCCGCCGCGACCGTCTGTGGGAAGTCCAAGAAGATAGCGGCCCTTCCATGGTTCTGGTCAGATCAATACGACCTCAAGCTCCAGATCGCCGGTCTCAACACCGGGTACGACGAGGTCGTCCTCAGCGGCGACCCGACCCGGGAGCGCGACTTCACCTGCTTCTACCTCCGTGCCGGCGAGCTTCTTGCCGCCGACTGCATCAACCGCCCCCGCGACTTCATGTTCAGCAAGCGGGTCATCACGCAGCAAGTCGCCGTCGAACGGGCCGAACTGGTGCTCGCCGGCTCGGACTGAGGTGCCGGCGGTGCGTAGGCGGTGGGAACGACGACGGCGGATGCGACGCGTGTCTTGGAGAGGTACTTCAGTGACAATTGCCATCCAGCCCCGCTGGCAAAGGAACGCTAGCGGCTGCCCGGCGGTCGCCTTGGCGCAGCGCATCAGGACCTAGCCTCGCGCTTTCATCGTGAGTCGCCACGCGGGGTGTGTCGTGAATAGAGAAAGGTGCTCTGAACTGGGATAATTCGGATTGTCAAGATCTGAATTTCCACCAGAAGCCGGAGCACCTTTCAGGTGAAGAAGTCTACGTCGTCCTATCCTGCGTTGTCCGTGGAGGCCACCGGAACCGGGATCGTGTCTCATGCCGGGGCGGTTCTGCTGACACGCACCGCCGATGCGACCGGGTTGAGCAGCACCTTGACCAGGGCGTTGACACCGTGGCGCAAACCCCTGGCCACTCACGATCCGGGCAAGGTCCTCCTCGATCTGGCGATCAGCCTGGCTGTGGGTGGGGATTGCCTGGCCGATATCGCGGTGCTGCGCGAACAACCCGCCGTCTTCGGGCGGGTGGCCTCAGATCCGACAGTGTCACGGCTGATCGCCACCTTGGCCGCCGACGCCCCGGCGGCGTTGTCGGCGATCGACTCCGCCCGCGCCCAGGCGAGGGCAACCGCCTGGGCCGCCGCCGGAGACAACGCCCCCGATCACGGGCGCACAGTCGCTGATCCGCTGGCCATCGACATCGACGCCACCCTGGTCACCGCGCACTCGGACAAAGAGTCCGCCGCGCCAACGTATAAGCGCGGCTATGGGTTTCACCCGTTGTGCGCGTTCGCCGACCACGGCCCCGACGGGACGGGGGAACCCCTGGCCATCATGCTCCGCAGTGGCAATGCCGGGGCGAACACCGCCGCCGACCACAAGACGGTGCTCCAACAGGCACTGGAACAAATCCCCGGGATCAGCGGGTATCGGGTGGGCAAGACGGTGCTGGTGCGCACTGACACCGCCGGCGGCACCCATGAATTCCTGAACTATCTGCACGCCCGACGGCTGGCGTACTCGGTCGGGTTCGGGCTCACCGAGACCATAGCCGCCGCCGTCGACCAGATACCCGAGCAGGCGTGGACCCCGGCCTATGACAGCGCCGGCGGCGTGCGCGACGGGGCGTGGGTCGCCGAGCTCACGGGCCTGATCCCCCTGGCCGGCTGGCCGCCCGGGATGCGCGTCATCATCAGAAAGGAACGCCCGCACCCGGGAGCCCAGTTGCGGTTCACCGACCGAAACGGCCTGCGACTGACCGCATTCGCCACCAACACTGCTCGCGGACAAGTCCCCGACCTGGAATTGCGGCACCGCCGCCGCGCACGCTGCGAAGACCGGATACGGGCCGCCAAAGACACCGGCCTGGCCAATCTCCCGCTGCACGGGTTCGATCAGAACCGCATCTGGTGCGCCCTGGTCCAACTCGCCTGCGAGCTCACCGCGTGGACCCAGATGATCACCCTGGCCGGCCACCAAGCCCGACGCTGGGAACCCAAACGCCTCCGCCTGCGCCTGTTCAGCGTCGCCGCGAGGATCACCCGCCACGCCCGAAGGACACGACTACCCCTCTCGGCCACCGCGCCCTGGTCCGAACTGCTGGTCACCGCCACCGCCAAGCTGCAACCCGGATAACCGGACAGACCAGCACTGATAACGCCGACCAACGAAAGACCCCCCGGGAAGTGGAACCCGGCAGAACCCGCTGACCCGGCGACCCTGTCACACCCACCAGCAAGAATCAGCCCGCAGCAACACAATCCGAACCCCGACAAGCAGGGAGATCAACCGCACGAAAGATTGAGGCTAGTGGGGTTTCCCAACGAGCATGACGATTCTTTCCGGAGGAGCAGCGTCAGAAGTCGGTGCCTGTTCTGTTCTGTTCTGTTCTGACAATGAGGTTAGCCTCGCGCTTTCATCGTGAGTCGCCACGCGGGGTGTGTCGTGAATAGAGAAAGGTGCTCTGAACTGGGATAATTCGGATTGTCAAGATCTGAATTTCCACCAGAAGCCGGAGCACCTTTCAGGTGAAGAAGTCTACGTCGTCCTATCCTGCGTTGTCCGTGGAGGCCACCGGAACCGGGATCGTGTCTCATGCCGGGGCGGTTCTGCTGACACGCACCGCCGATGCGACCGGGTTGAGCAGCACCTTGACCAGGGCGTTGACACCGTGGCGCAAACCCCTGGCCACTCACGATCCGGGCAAGGTCCTCCTCGATCTGGCGATCAGCCTGGCTGTGGGTGGGGATTGCCTGGCCGATATCGCGGTGCTGCGCGAACAACCCGCCGTCTTCGGGCGGGTGGCCTCAGATCCGACAGTGTCACGGCTGATCGCCACCTTGGCCGCCGACGCCCCGGCGGCGTTGTCGGCGATCGACTCCGCCCGCGCCCAGGCGAGGGCAACCGCCTGGGCCGCCGCCGGAGACAACGCCCCCGATCACGGGCGCACAGTCGCTGATCCGCTGGCCATCGACATCGACGCCACCCTGGTCACCGCGCACTCGGACAAAGAGTCCGCCGCGCCAACGTATAAGCGCGGCTATGGGTTTCACCCGTTGTGCGCGTTCGCCGACCACGGCCCCGACGGGACGGGGGAACCCCTGGCCATCATGCTCCGCAGTGGCAATGCCGGGGCGAACACCGCCGCCGACCACAAGACGGTGCTCCAACAGGCACTGGAACAAATCCCCGGGATCAGCGGGTATCGGGTGGGCAAGACGGTGCTGGTGCGCACTGACACCGCCGGCGGCACCCATGAATTCCTGAACTATCTGCACGCCCGACGGCTGGCGTACTCGGTCGGGTTCGGGCTCACCGAGACCATAGCCGCCGCCGTCGACCAGATACCCGAGCAGGCGTGGACCCCGGCCTATGACAGCGCCGGCGGCGTGCGCGACGGGGCGTGGGTCGCCGAGCTCACGGGCCTGATCCCCCTGGCCGGCTGGCCGCCCGGGATGCGCGTCATCATCAGAAAGGAACGCCCGCACCCGGGAGCCCAGTTGCGGTTCACCGACCGAAACGGCCTGCGACTGACCGCATTCGCCACCAACACTGCTCGCGGACAAGTCCCCGACCTGGAATTGCGGCACCGCCGCCGCGCACGCTGCGAAGACCGGATACGGGCCGCCAAAGACACCGGCCTGGCCAATCTCCCGCTGCACGGGTTCGATCAGAACCGCATCTGGTGCGCCCTGGTCCAACTCGCCTGCGAGCTCACCGCGTGGACCCAGATGATCACCCTGGCCGGCCACCAAGCCCGACGCTGGGAACCCAAACGCCTCCGCCTGCGCCTGTTCAGCGTCGCCGCGAGGATCACCCGCCACGCCCGAAGGACACGACTACCCCTCTCGGCCACCGCGCCCTGGTCCGAACTGCTGGTCACCGCCACCGCCAAGCTGCAACCCGGATAACCGGACAGACCAGCACTGATAACGCCGACCAACGAAAGACCCCCCGGGAAGTGGAACCCGGCAGAACCCGCTGACCCGGCGACCCTGTCACACCCACCAGCAAGAATCAGCCCGCAGCAACACAATCCGAACCCCGACAAGCAGGGAGATCAACCGCACGAAAGATTGAGGTTAGTTGAGGTTGACGGTGGCGGTATTTAGGGACGAGGACGAGGTCTATGCCTTCCTGGGCGGGATCTTTCGGCGGGGTTTGGAGAAGGAGGGTCTGGCGGACAAGCTCGCGAATTCGGGTGTGGTGTTGCGGGTGCATTACACAGATCCGGATGCGGTTGTGACGGTGGACATGCCGAACAAGGTGGTGGAGACCGGAGCGGCCAGTACCGCGGTGCCCAACGTGGAGTTGTTCATGTCGGCAGACACGGGGAACAAGTTCTGGTTGGGGAAGGTGAACTTGACGATGGCGATGGCCAAGGGAACGGTACGTGCGAAAGGTCCGGTGCCGAAGTTGATCAAGTTGATCCCGCAGGCCAAGAACCTGTTCCCCGAGTACCGGTTGATGCTGGAGAGCCAGAATCGGCAGGACCTCATCGATGCGTGACCCTCGCCTCACCGCGGGCTGTAGGGCGGGTGTGCGATGAGGAGCACGATGCAGGACGTTGCGTTGACTGTGCCCGCGATCGTGGCCCATGCTTCGGCAGTCCATGGCGATCGCGAGGTGCTGACTGCGCGCGGACCCCGGCAGATCTCTGGGGTGTCCTATCGCGAGGTGGGTGAGCGTGCGGCACGGTTGGCAAATGCTTTGCGCCAGATCGGCATCCGTGGAGATGAGCGTGTCGCGACGCTGCAATGGAGCAACCAGGAGCATCTGGACTGTTACGCGGCGGTGCCGTCGATGGGCGCGGTGCTGCATACGTTGAACCTGCGGCTGCCGCCGGAACAGCTGACGTGGATCGCCAATCATGCCGAGGATCGGGTGATCATCGTCGACAGTACGGTGCTTGCCCTTTTGGCGGCGGCGTTGCCGTCGATGACCTCGGTGCGCACGGTGCTAGTGACCGGAACCGGCGATCTTGCCGCGGTCGAGGGGTGCGGAAAGGACGTCCTACGGTACGACGATGTGGTGGCCGCCCAGTCGAGTACGTTCGAGTGGCCCGATGTCGATGAGCGGTCGGCTGCAGCGATGTGCTATACGAGCGGTACCACCGGGCACCCGAAAGGTGTTGTCTACAGCCATCGTTCGACGTGGTTGCACTCTCAGGCGGCGTGCACCTCGAATGCCTTGGGCATCGGTCATGACGACACGGTGTTGGCGATCGTTCCGATGTTCCACGCCAACGCGTGGGGGTTGCCGTATGCGGCGATGATGGCCGGCGCGCAGCTTCTGCTGCCTGACCGTTTCCTGCAGGCGGGGCCTTTGGTGGAGATGATCGAGGCGGTGCGGCCGACGATGGCGGGGGCGGTGCCGACAATCTGGACCGATGTTCTGCATTACTTGCGCGACAATCCTGGCCATGACGTGAGTTCGCTGAAGATGGTGGCCTGCGGTGGTTCGGCGGTTCCGCGGTCGTTGATGACCGCCTATGACGAGCTGGGCATCCGCATTGTGCAGGCTTGGGGGATGACTGAGACTTCCCCGCTGGCCTCGGTCGCTCTGCCGCGGAGTTCTGATACCCCGGAGAGGTCGCTTCACCTGCGCGCAACCCAAGGCCGGGTGGTGGCCGGTGTGCAGGCCCGCATCGTCGATGACAGCGGTGCAGAACAACCGTGGGACGGAAAATCGGTGGGGGAGATTCAAGTCCGCGGCCCGTGGATCACTCAGTCGTATTACGAGAATGACAGTCCGGCGGCGTCGCCGGACGGGTGGTTGCGTACCGGGGACGTCGGGACGATCAGCGCGGACGCGCTCATCGCGCTGACCGACCGCTCCAAGGATGTCATCAAGTCCGGGGGCGAATGGATCTCCTCGGTGGAATTGGAGAACGAGTTGGCCGCTCACCCTGCGGTGCGCACCGCCACGGTGATTGGAGTGCCCGACGACAAGTGGCAGGAACGGCCGCTGGCGGTGGTCGTCCTGGCTGCCGACCGCACCGCCACCGCGGCGGAGCTGACCGAATTTCTGCGTGCGCGGGTGGCCAAGTGGTGGCTACCGGAACGGTGGGCGTTCGTCACCGACATTCCGCTGACTTCCACTGGCAAGTTCGACAAGAAGAAGCTGCGCCGCCAGTTCGCCGACGGTGACCTCATCATCGAGACGCTGGCGTGAATCATCAATCCACTGCGACCGAAACACTGACGTTAAGGAGACACACATGAAGACACGTGCTGCAGTGCTGTGGGGCCTAGGAGAAAAGTGGGAAGTCGAGGACATCGAGTTGGATCCTCCCGGCCCCGATGAAGTGCTCGTCCAGCTGACCGCGACCGGGTTGTGCCATTCCGACGAACACCTCGTGACCGGCGACCTGCCCATTCCGCTGCCCGTCGTCGGTGGCCACGAGGGTGCCGGCACCGTGGTCGAAGTGGGTGCGGGTGTCGAGAACGTCGCCGAGGGCGATTCGGTGATCCTGACGTTCCTGCCGTCGTGCGGGCACTGTTCCTATTGCGCGCGGGGGATGGGGAACATGTGCGACTTGGGTGCCGCGCTCATGATGGGACCCCAGATCGACGGCACTTACCGTTTCCATGCCAGGGGTGAGGACGTCGGCCAGATGTGCCTGCTGGGCACGTTCTCGGAATACACCGTGGTCCCCAAGGCGTCTCTGGTCAAAATCGACCAGGGGACACCGCTGGACAAGGCGGCGTTGATCGGGTGTGGTGTGACGACCGGGTACGGGTCGGCGGTGCGCACCGGTGAGGTGCGTGCCGGGGATACCGTGGCGGTGATCGGAGCCGGTGGCATCGGCATGAATGCGATTCAGGGTGCCCGCATCGCG harbors:
- a CDS encoding NAD(P)/FAD-dependent oxidoreductase, which translates into the protein MTVQRAVIAGASHAGTQLAASLRREGWDGEIVLVGDESALPYQRPPLSKSYLADKCELAELAIRNSDFYAKQRIRLLDATVAAVDRSAGHVVLSTGDALPYDKLALCTGARPRRLPTPGADLAGVFYLRTAADGEMIREAAGPGRRAVIVGGGYIGLETAASLRALGLEVTLLEATGRVLERVTAPEVSEFFDRIHREEGVNIRTGTLVEALSGDGRVREVILAGGESIPADLVIVGIGVEPNTELAATAGLVVDNGVVIDDQARTSDPDIVAAGDCASHDMARYGRRIRLESVPSAAEQAKVAAATVCGKSKKIAALPWFWSDQYDLKLQIAGLNTGYDEVVLSGDPTRERDFTCFYLRAGELLAADCINRPRDFMFSKRVITQQVAVERAELVLAGSD
- a CDS encoding IS1380 family transposase gives rise to the protein MKKSTSSYPALSVEATGTGIVSHAGAVLLTRTADATGLSSTLTRALTPWRKPLATHDPGKVLLDLAISLAVGGDCLADIAVLREQPAVFGRVASDPTVSRLIATLAADAPAALSAIDSARAQARATAWAAAGDNAPDHGRTVADPLAIDIDATLVTAHSDKESAAPTYKRGYGFHPLCAFADHGPDGTGEPLAIMLRSGNAGANTAADHKTVLQQALEQIPGISGYRVGKTVLVRTDTAGGTHEFLNYLHARRLAYSVGFGLTETIAAAVDQIPEQAWTPAYDSAGGVRDGAWVAELTGLIPLAGWPPGMRVIIRKERPHPGAQLRFTDRNGLRLTAFATNTARGQVPDLELRHRRRARCEDRIRAAKDTGLANLPLHGFDQNRIWCALVQLACELTAWTQMITLAGHQARRWEPKRLRLRLFSVAARITRHARRTRLPLSATAPWSELLVTATAKLQPG
- a CDS encoding SCP2 sterol-binding domain-containing protein, translated to MAVFRDEDEVYAFLGGIFRRGLEKEGLADKLANSGVVLRVHYTDPDAVVTVDMPNKVVETGAASTAVPNVELFMSADTGNKFWLGKVNLTMAMAKGTVRAKGPVPKLIKLIPQAKNLFPEYRLMLESQNRQDLIDA
- a CDS encoding fatty acid--CoA ligase — its product is MQDVALTVPAIVAHASAVHGDREVLTARGPRQISGVSYREVGERAARLANALRQIGIRGDERVATLQWSNQEHLDCYAAVPSMGAVLHTLNLRLPPEQLTWIANHAEDRVIIVDSTVLALLAAALPSMTSVRTVLVTGTGDLAAVEGCGKDVLRYDDVVAAQSSTFEWPDVDERSAAAMCYTSGTTGHPKGVVYSHRSTWLHSQAACTSNALGIGHDDTVLAIVPMFHANAWGLPYAAMMAGAQLLLPDRFLQAGPLVEMIEAVRPTMAGAVPTIWTDVLHYLRDNPGHDVSSLKMVACGGSAVPRSLMTAYDELGIRIVQAWGMTETSPLASVALPRSSDTPERSLHLRATQGRVVAGVQARIVDDSGAEQPWDGKSVGEIQVRGPWITQSYYENDSPAASPDGWLRTGDVGTISADALIALTDRSKDVIKSGGEWISSVELENELAAHPAVRTATVIGVPDDKWQERPLAVVVLAADRTATAAELTEFLRARVAKWWLPERWAFVTDIPLTSTGKFDKKKLRRQFADGDLIIETLA
- a CDS encoding NDMA-dependent alcohol dehydrogenase, producing MKTRAAVLWGLGEKWEVEDIELDPPGPDEVLVQLTATGLCHSDEHLVTGDLPIPLPVVGGHEGAGTVVEVGAGVENVAEGDSVILTFLPSCGHCSYCARGMGNMCDLGAALMMGPQIDGTYRFHARGEDVGQMCLLGTFSEYTVVPKASLVKIDQGTPLDKAALIGCGVTTGYGSAVRTGEVRAGDTVAVIGAGGIGMNAIQGARIAGALNIVAVDPVAFKREQAGGFGATHAVATIDEAWSLISDITRGKLADVCVLTTDVAEGSYIGEALSLVGKRGRVVVTAIGHPEDTSMSGSLLELTLYEKQIRGALYGSSNAAHDIPRLVELYNAGHLKLDELITREYTLDQINEGYADMRSGRNIRGLIRF